ACTATCCAAGGGATATTCATGCCTACCGCTAATTGAACCAGATCTGTCCATAAAAGCTCTCTACCTTTACTGTCATTAACAACATAAATAACAGATAAGGCAAACCAATCCCCACCTTTCGGTCTCAACAAACAATGCATAAACTGACTTGAACTTCCTTTAATATCAacctcaaagctcaaaggattcCACGCAACTAGAATCCTCCCATTATGATGATGCGCCAAATTATGAGACAAACACCAACCCCGAAAGATTTTAAGGTGCAAGGCTCCTAAATTACAAGCCTTAACCTTAGTCTCAAGGAGACCAACAAATCCTATTTGCTTATTCTGAATCATTTTCATGACATCCAATTGTTTAGAGGATTTGTTGATGCCCCTGACATTCCAAATGAAAATTCTATCCATCAATTGGTGGAGGGTCACCCCCTCCATCAATAATGGACCTCATTTGACAAAGAACCTCTCCAACCTGCACCTCATTAATAGTAGCATTCTCCAACACATCAAAAGTATTTTTAGTCATCACATGAGATGAGCTAGCTACCGGCACCTTCTTTCCTTTAGCCTGCTGAAACTCTTGTTTATCCGCTATACCAGCTGAAGTAACTGAGTTATTTTGGTTCCCTGAAACTTCTTTAGGTTTCCAAACCTTCCTGAGTTGTTCCACTATCTTCACCTTCTTACACATATCACTTGTATGACCAATTCCTTTACATATATCACACTTATCTGGCTTCCATTCGTACAAGACCTCAAGATATATAACCTGCCCTTTTTCATCCTCAAAACAAATCTGGTTAGAAAAACCAGTTGAAACATCCATTTCTATTAGCACCCTAGCAAACTGAAGTTTATCTCTATTCTGTGTTGCTTGATCGGGCTTGATCGTTTTCCCTAGAGAGCTGAAATTTTTTTCCATGGATCTCTCTCCCCAGTACTTCAACTCAAGATTCCTCAATTGAACCCAAACAGGTACTTTCCAAACATCTTCTTTAGTAAACCTCACATCAGGATCCCAAGCCTTCATGATTAAAggttttttttatcaaaaaactGGTATCCTCCTTTAAGAATACGATCTCTATCCTCAACCGAGTGAAACCTCACCAAAAATATGCCATGAGTAAGTAAACTCACTCTATCCATATTCTACTGCTTCCATATTCTCCTAAAAAAACCTTCAATCACATGAATTGGAGGATTCGCTCCTAAGACATAGCATACAAGAGCTGAATTCCAATATTGCACCTCATCCATTATAACCTCTACACTAATTTTAGCACAACCCCTATCTCTCCCAAAACCTCCTTTTCAAAACTCAGAACAGGGGATTTTGATAGATGAATACCTGATTGATTTTTCTCTGATTGAGGCCCTAGAATTTGTGCAAACGTACTCCTAATTGCAGATCGCGTCTTCAATTCATGCTCTGTTGATTGAGGAGATAATATTACCCTTTCATCAACGGTACTCTGCTTCAGTTTCGTAGCAATCAATGGGATATCCAGAACTAAATCAACCTCCTGTTCCGAATCTGAACAAAGAAATTCTTCTATTCCCAACACTTGATCTATCGATTTTGTTTTCTTAATCGGATCCGAGGAGCTCAGacccttttttttcttcttcggAGTCTTGGCCACATTCTTCCTTGATCGAGGTCTCCCTGCCATAGCACAACCCTATCAGAGCTTAGAGATATTTTCAACATAAAAATATTTCGTATAAAAGTACACATTGAATAATAAATcaccaaaaatatttatataactatAACCTACTATTCTAAtgtattcttttatttttttttattgataaatgttaaaaaaaaaaaggacaacTATGTATATACTTGTAATCTATCCATCTaactataatatttttgtttattttactataGCATGATAAAATAAATGAAAACAATGTTTAATAATAACATTATTGTCATATATGTTactgtttattttattaaaatggaATACACAAATATTATAATTGTATACATTTACTACAATGGTATTTGGGAAAATCGTTGTACTTATAAAAAGTAAactaaacataaacataacaatTTATAATGAAGGTTAATATCAACAACATTTAAGAACATCTAccaatttaaagaaaaaaataagaattaaaaattaaacaaatttgtTTATagtacaatatatttattcaacGTTGACAAAATAGATATTGTATTcctaaaaataaacataaacttaacagTATATTCAAAGcaagaaaaattcataaaaataaatataataataactgTATAttcataaaaaagaaaaaaaaaacattaacatacaaaacaatccaaaaaattaaaaatgacatcatgagcataaacataaaaataaacaaaactgTTACTAACAATAATCGAGAcactaaatttaaaataaaagtataCTATTtagtttagaaaaataaataaatagcgACGTTAAACATATTATTTtagagaaaaataaatatattttttttataacaagGAGCAATAATCAATGATCAATAAAAAACAGTCTTGAAATAAACTAATGTGGGTCGATGGAGCACCAGTGGGCAAACATGGGTCTTCTTCTTCCCCGACCCGAACCCATTTCCACATTTGGCATAAACGGACTCCCCCGTCACTCTCCTCCATTTCCAGTGGCTGCCCTCACTCTTTTAGGTTTCCAATGATTGAGTACAGTGAGTACCTACTCCATTTCGATTACTAACCTTTACTAGCACTACAGCAAATTAGGGCTTTTGCGACAATAAATTTCGTCGCAAATACCCCCACTATTCGCCGCAAAAAAGTCATTGTAAAAACTATTATTTGCAACGAAAAAATGCCTGCCACAAATATCAATAAGTTCGCCGCAAATAATTTTGGATTTTGTCGTAATTGACCCTTATTTGCgactaaaattttaaataatttgccgCAAATAGTCCTATTATTCGCTGCAAATAATTGTTGATTTGTCTTGTCTGATGCTTATGTGCGGCGAATAATTCACCacaaatacaatatatttttgccgcaaatagtgtagcaaaaattaaaaaataaataaatttaatatataataaaattttaaatcagAAATGTAGTCTCCATTAATTGATAAGAAAATAGACCATACAATCTAagattaataattgtcttaatagtattaaaacaaataaacactACTATTTATATACTATATAATCTATCATAAGTTGATCGCATCATCATCGTCACTGTCATCTGGAAACTGAATGACTGGGGGCGGTGGAGATCGTGGCGGAGGTGCTGACGAAGACGCGCCATTTCTAAATGTAGATTGAGGCAGGACTGCGGGGGAACATGTCTAGGCGCATCATCATCTCCGAACATATATGGAAGCGGTGGTGGAGCTTGTGAAGATGCAGGCGCATACATCTCCCACCATTGAGTTACTTCATTTGATTTCATTTTTTAGGTGGTGGATGGGATTAAGAAGGAAGACACTAAGACAAGAACTCAGTGTCTTCTTTGTATTGTCTCAGCAACTTAACCATAAGGCAATGCATTGTCTCCAAACTAATTAAGCCTTACATTAATTTTATAATGATTGATATTAATTTTTAAACTAAAAAGTTTATTTCATTTCTTAAATTAATTATAgaaaaaattgattaatttttatttttatttttttacatattatttttttatcttttataattactaaaatctaattttattatttattttatttgttaacaTTTGATTTGAATTATTATTAAGTTAAGTTTTCTAAACAGATTAATTTAAACCGTCATTTTATAATaattcataattttattaaacattaatttttataagttttttaattattaatattttattttatttctttaaatgttaaaatataattttattgttaaagtttaattttaataattgatttaattaatttaatcttaCATTAATTTAAACTTTCATTTTATCAAAATTATTTcgtaatttaattaaataaaaatctagtcaaatttcggcagcataacgactatatttctacctatcccaaaatttaaaacccTACAAATAATGCTTAAATCCAGTCCCAGAACATacaaaatatttaatacaataaATTAGTAAAATAATTCAAACCAACATGTTTTTTTTACTCACATATTACTAacattaaacttttaaattaaataaacaacaaacttttaTTCTAACAAATCAAACTTAAAAATTATTTTACATCAaactttcaaaattaattttaactaattaaataaatatatactaaaatgAAAGCAATAATCCAAACACAATAACTTTTTTTCCTACTACTAACATAAttaattttcttacaaaaatattaacataaccaaaaaatatatacatatataccttTCAGCAGTGGCAATCTAGGCATCGCTGATTTCTCGGCAGTGAGCAGTTGTGGCACTGCTTCGACATAGCGGTGGCGGTGGCGGTAACACAATACAATGAGAGATAGAGAgattatacataaaaaaaaaatggataaaAAAATGAGAGAGTTAGAGGGACAATACATGTGTTGGCAGCGACTCCGGCGTGGTGATGAACTATTTCCGACGACAGTGGTGGTTTTGAAAAAAATgggttatgaaatttttttggaGAGGGATTTTTTTTCAGACTTTTCAAGAAGAAAGGGGTCGAATTGGGACGAGGGTGGGGCATATGGGGTCGGGGTGGGGTGGGTAGGGTCGGGTGGGGTGGGGTCGAATGGGGTCCGGAGGTGGGGTTTCAGGTAGAAATCTCTCGGATTTGTAGAGAGAAacgaagaggagagagagagagaatggcaCAGAAATAAGGAAGAAGAAAGGCTTCTGGAACATATATCAATCCTTTTATTTGCGGCGAAAATTTTCGCCGCAAATACCCTAGGATTTCGCCGCAAATGTGGGGTTGTGATAAGTAATCAGCAAAACAGAGTCGTTCCACTAAAACCCAAATATTATTTGTGGCGAAAATTTTTGCCGTAAATACTTCCCAATGCGCCGCAAATAATTTAGTGAAAAATAAAGTGGGAATTTTTCCCActatttttttcatgaaaatttcATTGCAGAACTATTTGCGACGAAAGTTTCGCCACAAATAGTCTCAAAATCGCCGCAAAAACCTTGCATAAAAAGTTGACTTTAGTGTTCAAAATACACAAATTGATCTCGATCGCCGTCGATCTGGCCCATATATGGTAGTCTAAGGCATCCTTGACTGATTACAGACTATTCTAGACCTAATCAACGGTTGGTTCGCTATTCGGTGTTTTCTTAGAATTATAATCACACTAATCAAGAGTGTTCTTGTTGACTTTAGTGCTCAAAATGCACGAATCGATCTCGATCACCATCGATCTCACTTATATGTGGTATTATAAGGCATCCTTGAATGATTACGGACTATTTCGAACCTAATCAACGGTCGAATCACTATTCAGGGTGTTCTAAGAATAATACTTGCACTAATCAGGAGTGTTCTTGTTGACTttagtgttcaaaatgcacaAATTTGTATCGATCGCCGTCGATCTCACCTATATGTCGTATTCTAAGGTATCCTTGAGTGAGTATGGACTACTCTGGACCTAATCAACGGTTAGATCGCTATTCAGGGTGTTCTAAGAGTAATAATTGCACTAATCAAGAGTGTTCTTGTTGAGTATAGTATTCAAAATGCACAAATTGGTCTCGATCGCCGTCGATCTCAACTATATATGGTATTCTAAGGCAACCTTGAGTGATTATGGACTATTCCGGACCTAATCAACGTTTAGATTGCTATGCGGGGTGTTCTACGAATAATAATCGCACTAATCAAGAGTGTTATTGTTGACTttagtgttcaaaatgcacaTATTGGTCTCTATCGCCGTCAATCTGACCCATATGTGGTAGTCTAAGGCATCCTTGACTGATTACAAACTATTCTAGACCTAATCAACGGTCGGTTTGCTATTCGAGGTGTTCTAAGAATTATAATCGAACTAATCAAGAGTGTTCTTGTTGACTTTAGTGTTCAAAATGCAAAGATCAATCTCGATCGCCATTGATCTCACTTATATGTGGTATTATAAGGCATCCTTGAATGATTATGGAGTATTTCAGACCTAATCAACAGTCGGATCGCTATTCGGGGTGTTCTAAGAATAATAATTGCACTAATCAAGAGTGTTCTTGTTGACTttagtgttcaaaatgcacaGATCGGTCTTGATCGTTGTCGATCTGATCCATATATGGTAGTTTAAGGCATCCTTGACTAATTACAGACTATTCTAGACCTAATCAACGATTGGTTCGCTATTCGAGGTGTTTTAAGAATTATAAGTGGACTAATCAAGAGTATTCTTGTTGACTTTAGTGTTCAAAATGCACGGATCGATCTTGATCGCCGTCGATGTCACTTATATGTGGTATTATAAGGAATCCTTGAATGATTATGGACTACTTCGGACCTAATCAACGGTCGGATCACTATTCGGGGTGTTCTAAGAATAATAATTGCACTAATCAAGAGTGTTCTTATTGACTTTAGTGTTCAAAATGTATAGATCGGTCTCGATCGCCGTCGATCTCACATGTATGTCGTATTCTAAGGCATCCTTGAGTCGATTATGGACTATTTCCAGACCTAATCAATGGTTAGATTTCTATGCGGGGTGTTCTACGAACAATCATCGCACTAATCAAGAGTGTTCTTGTTGATTTTAGTGTTCAAAATGCAGAGACTGTTCTCAATCGTCGTTGATCTCAGCCATATGTGGTAGTCTAAGGCATCCTTGAGTGATTATAGACTATTTCGAACCTAATCAATGGTCGAATCGGTATTCGGGGTGTTCTAAGAATAATAATTGGCATTAATCAATAGTGTTCTTGTTGACTTTAGCGTTCAAAATACACAGATTAGTCTCGATTGCTGCCAATCAAaccctatttatttatttattttcaaaaaaattattttaagagtTTACAA
The Humulus lupulus chromosome 6, drHumLupu1.1, whole genome shotgun sequence DNA segment above includes these coding regions:
- the LOC133785040 gene encoding uncharacterized protein LOC133785040 gives rise to the protein MKAWDPDVRFTKEDVWKVPVWVQLRNLELKYWGERSMEKNFSSLGKTIKPDQATQNRDKLQFARVLIEMDVSTGFSNQICFEDEKGQVIYLEVLYEWKPDKCDICKGIGHTSDMCKKVKIVEQLRKVWKPKEVSGNQNNSVTSAGIADKQEFQQAKGKKVPVASSSHVMTKNTFDVLENATINEVQVGEVLCQMRSIIDGGGDPPPIDG